From the Sphingobium sp. RAC03 genome, the window CGCGCACGAAAAAGCCCTCGCTCTACAAGGTTCTGATGCTCAATGATGATTATACGCCGATGGAATTCGTCGTCCATGTGCTCCAGCATTTCTTTCGCATGGACATGGAGCAGGCGACCCGCGTCATGCTGCACGTCCATCAGCGCGGCGTGGGCGTATGCGGCATTTTCAGCTACGAAGTTGCAGAGACCAAGGTTAACCAGGTGATGGACTTCGCCCGGCAGAACCAGCATCCGTTGCAATGCACGCTAGAGAAGGCCTGACCATTCGGGTGCATGGCTAAAAGCGCATAGCGCTTTTATTGATCGGTAAAATCGATCATCGAGCGCGGTATATACTGTTTTGTCGAAATGCCATTCGGGCCTATTCTCCCCTCATCCAAGATGAGGAGAATGATGATGGCCGACAAGCCGACCATGACCACCAGCGCGGGTGCGCCGATCGCCGACAATCAAAATAGCCTGTCTGCAGGGCCGCGCGGCCCCTTGCTGCTGCAGGACTATCAACTGATCGAGAAGCTGGCCCACCAGAATCGCGAACGGGTGCCGGAGCGAGTCGTGCATGCCAAGGGTTGGGGCGCGCATGGCGTGCTGACGATCACCGGTGACATCTCCCGATATACCAAGGCCAAGGTGCTGCAACCCGGCGCGCAGACGCCGATGATCCTGCGCTGCTCCACCGTGGCGGGCGAAGCGGGCGCCGCCGATGCTGAACGCGACGTGCGCGGCTTTGCGCTGAAATTCTATACGCCCGAAGGCAATTGGGATCTGGTCGGTAACAATACGCCGGTCTTCTTCGTGCGCGATCCGCTCAAATTCCCCGACTTCATCCACACGCAAAAGCGTCATCCCCGCACCAATTTGCGGTCACCCACCGCGATGTGGGATTTCTGGTCTTTGTCGCCCGAATCGCTGCACCAGGTCACAATCCTGATGTCCGACCGTGGCCTGCCGACCGACATACGGCACATTAACGGCTATGGCAGCCACACCTTTGCGCTGATCAACGATGCGGGCGAGCGCTTCTGGGTGAAATTCCATTTCAAGACGATGCAAGGTCACCGGCACTGGACCAATGAGGAAGCGGCCCAAGTCGTCGGCCGCACCCGCGAATCCACGCAGGAGGATCTGTTCGAGGCGATCGAGACCGGCAATTTCCCCAAATGGAAGATGCAGGTCCAGATCATGCCGGAAGCGGATGCTGACAAGACGTCCTACAACCCGTTCGACCTGACGAAGGTTTGGCCCCATGCGGACTATCCGCCGATCGACATCGGCGTGATGGAGTTGAACCGCAACCCGGACAATTATTTCGCGGAAATCGAACAGGCGGCGTTCAGCCCGTCCAACATCGTGCCGGGTATCGGCTTTTCGCCCGACAAGATGCTCCAGGCGCGTATCTTCGCCTATGCCGACGCTCATCGCCATCGCATCGGCACCCATTATGAAGCGTTGCCGATCAATGCGCCGCACTGTCCGGTGAACCATTATCACAAGGATGGGGCGATGCGTTTCTTCCCCAACAATCCCAATCCGGCAGCCTATTATGAGCCGAACAGCTTTGGCGGGCCGGTCGAGGATCATCGCTTCGACGAGCCGCCGCTCAAAATATCGGGCGACGCGGATCGGTGGAACCACCGCGAGGGC encodes:
- a CDS encoding catalase; translated protein: MADKPTMTTSAGAPIADNQNSLSAGPRGPLLLQDYQLIEKLAHQNRERVPERVVHAKGWGAHGVLTITGDISRYTKAKVLQPGAQTPMILRCSTVAGEAGAADAERDVRGFALKFYTPEGNWDLVGNNTPVFFVRDPLKFPDFIHTQKRHPRTNLRSPTAMWDFWSLSPESLHQVTILMSDRGLPTDIRHINGYGSHTFALINDAGERFWVKFHFKTMQGHRHWTNEEAAQVVGRTRESTQEDLFEAIETGNFPKWKMQVQIMPEADADKTSYNPFDLTKVWPHADYPPIDIGVMELNRNPDNYFAEIEQAAFSPSNIVPGIGFSPDKMLQARIFAYADAHRHRIGTHYEALPINAPHCPVNHYHKDGAMRFFPNNPNPAAYYEPNSFGGPVEDHRFDEPPLKISGDADRWNHREGNDDFVQPRALFNLFDEGQKARLFANIAAAMGDIPDFIEERQCKLFDQVHPDYGAGVRSARAAIKDRNPSISAPTDQTLADASA
- the clpS gene encoding ATP-dependent Clp protease adapter ClpS, which translates into the protein MGGQIAIFSIIMNSITSAYADPATMAGQDQDDQGEGPGGPSVGIATRTRTRTKKPSLYKVLMLNDDYTPMEFVVHVLQHFFRMDMEQATRVMLHVHQRGVGVCGIFSYEVAETKVNQVMDFARQNQHPLQCTLEKA